One genomic segment of Methylocystis sp. SC2 includes these proteins:
- the lpxD gene encoding UDP-3-O-(3-hydroxymyristoyl)glucosamine N-acyltransferase: MSAAAFFPLARPAPLSEIAQIAGAEIRGGPDGAPAAGEVAPPPLIIGVAPLDWSRPGDLCFYDNPRYRKALSECRATACFLRARHLDLLPNAVVALLVDDPQRAMTLAAAHLFPDALRPGSLFQSSGVSPGAAVHPQARLEPGVVVDPGAVIGPGAEIGAGTIIGPQAVIGPNVRIGRDCSIGAHASLTHALIGDRVVIHPGARLGQDGFGFAPTREGYLKTPQVGRVIVQDDVEIGANTTIDRGASRDTIIGEGTKIDNLVQIGHNVVIGRFCAIVAQSGVAGSCEIGDFVALGGQSAVAGHLTIGEGAAVAAKSGVMRDLPAGARVGGAPARPLRRFLRGAALLDRLARRDKPT, encoded by the coding sequence ATGAGCGCGGCGGCCTTCTTTCCATTGGCGCGGCCCGCGCCTTTGAGCGAGATCGCGCAGATCGCCGGCGCAGAAATTCGCGGCGGTCCTGACGGCGCGCCCGCGGCGGGCGAGGTCGCGCCGCCGCCCCTCATCATTGGCGTCGCGCCGCTCGATTGGAGCAGGCCGGGCGACCTCTGCTTCTACGACAATCCGCGCTATCGCAAGGCGCTCTCGGAATGCCGAGCGACCGCCTGCTTTCTGCGCGCGCGTCATCTTGATCTGCTGCCGAACGCCGTCGTCGCGCTTCTCGTCGACGATCCGCAGCGCGCGATGACGCTCGCGGCCGCGCATCTCTTTCCGGACGCGCTGCGGCCCGGCTCCTTATTCCAGTCCAGCGGCGTTTCTCCGGGAGCGGCGGTGCATCCGCAGGCGCGACTCGAACCGGGCGTGGTCGTTGATCCGGGCGCCGTGATCGGGCCGGGCGCCGAGATCGGCGCTGGAACGATCATCGGGCCGCAGGCGGTGATCGGTCCGAATGTGCGCATCGGCCGCGACTGTTCGATTGGCGCACATGCGAGCCTCACCCATGCGCTGATCGGCGACCGCGTCGTCATTCACCCGGGGGCGCGGCTTGGGCAGGACGGCTTCGGCTTCGCGCCGACGCGCGAGGGCTATCTCAAGACGCCGCAGGTCGGTCGCGTGATCGTGCAGGACGATGTCGAGATCGGCGCCAATACGACGATTGATCGCGGCGCGTCGCGCGACACGATCATCGGCGAGGGAACGAAAATCGATAATCTCGTGCAGATCGGCCACAATGTGGTGATCGGCCGTTTTTGCGCCATCGTCGCCCAATCGGGCGTCGCCGGCTCCTGCGAGATCGGCGATTTCGTCGCGCTTGGCGGACAATCCGCCGTCGCCGGCCACCTCACAATCGGCGAGGGCGCGGCGGTCGCGGCCAAATCCGGGGTGATGCGCGACCTGCCGGCCGGGGCGCGAGTCGGCGGCGCGCCAGCGCGACCGTTGCGGCGATTCCTGCGCGGCGCGGCGCTGCTCGACCGACTCGCGCGCAGGGACAAGCCGACGTAA
- the fabZ gene encoding 3-hydroxyacyl-ACP dehydratase FabZ, producing MPEAAAGATLESADILQIMSQLPHRYPFLLVDRIFDIRGDESCVGVKNVTINEPQFQGHFPERPIMPGVLLIEAMAQTAGVIAIRALKGADRSRLVYFVTIDNAKFRKPVTPGDRVEFHMAKTAQKRNIWWYSGRAMVDGGLVCEAQISVMMGA from the coding sequence ATGCCCGAGGCCGCGGCTGGCGCGACTCTGGAGAGCGCCGACATTTTGCAGATCATGAGCCAACTGCCGCATCGTTATCCGTTCTTGCTCGTCGATCGCATCTTCGACATCCGCGGCGACGAGTCTTGCGTCGGCGTGAAGAACGTCACGATCAACGAGCCGCAGTTTCAGGGGCACTTTCCCGAACGTCCCATCATGCCTGGCGTCCTGCTCATCGAGGCGATGGCGCAGACCGCCGGAGTCATCGCCATCCGCGCGCTGAAAGGCGCGGACCGTTCACGTCTCGTTTATTTCGTCACGATCGACAATGCGAAATTCCGCAAGCCGGTGACGCCCGGCGACCGCGTCGAATTCCACATGGCGAAGACGGCGCAAAAGCGAAACATCTGGTGGTATTCCGGGCGCGCGATGGTTGACGGCGGGCTGGTGTGCGAGGCGCAGATCAGCGTCATGATGGGCGCCTAG
- the lpxA gene encoding acyl-ACP--UDP-N-acetylglucosamine O-acyltransferase, with protein MRSSAGAASATLNPSVHPSCVIEDGARLGAGVAIGPFCHIGAGVEIGDGATLLSHVVVGGRTRIGARARIFPFAAVGLPSQDIKAALAQGALTIGDDCVIREGVTINAGAGEGTRIGARCVFLAASHVAHDCRLGDDVILSNQVLLGGHVEIGDHAMIGGATAVHQHVRIGAHAFVGGLSGVEGDVIPFALASGNRAHLFGLNRIGLQRRGFAPERIERLRRAYRLLFAREARALSERIDCLSRDFAGDADSAAIVEFLRAPSTRPLCAPRARAESP; from the coding sequence ATGCGCTCTAGCGCCGGCGCGGCGAGTGCGACATTGAACCCTTCGGTTCATCCGTCCTGTGTGATCGAAGACGGCGCGCGGCTCGGCGCCGGCGTCGCCATCGGCCCGTTTTGCCATATCGGCGCCGGCGTCGAGATCGGCGACGGCGCGACTCTCCTCTCCCATGTCGTCGTCGGCGGGCGGACGCGGATCGGCGCGCGCGCCCGGATTTTCCCCTTCGCCGCGGTGGGACTGCCGTCGCAGGATATCAAGGCTGCGCTCGCGCAGGGCGCGCTGACGATCGGCGACGATTGCGTCATTCGCGAAGGCGTGACGATCAATGCAGGCGCGGGGGAGGGCACGCGCATTGGGGCGCGCTGCGTATTTCTTGCCGCTTCGCACGTCGCTCACGACTGTCGGCTGGGCGACGACGTGATACTGTCCAATCAGGTTCTGCTAGGCGGGCACGTCGAGATTGGGGACCATGCGATGATCGGCGGCGCGACGGCGGTGCATCAGCATGTGCGGATCGGCGCGCATGCCTTCGTCGGCGGCCTCTCGGGCGTCGAAGGCGACGTCATTCCCTTCGCGCTTGCGTCGGGCAATCGCGCCCATCTGTTCGGCCTCAACCGCATCGGCCTGCAGCGGCGCGGTTTCGCGCCGGAGCGCATCGAGCGGCTGCGCCGGGCCTATCGCCTGCTCTTCGCGCGAGAGGCGCGCGCGCTGAGCGAACGCATCGACTGTCTGTCACGGGATTTCGCCGGCGACGCAGACAGTGCGGCGATCGTCGAATTTCTGCGCGCGCCTTCGACGCGGCCGCTTTGCGCGCCTCGCGCGCGCGCTGAATCGCCATGA
- the lpxB gene encoding lipid-A-disaccharide synthase — protein MSAPRIFLVAGEASGDQLGAALMRALRAARPETVFAGVGGEAMAREGLVSLFPLEDIAVMGLVPVLARLPRLVRRIAQTARAVVDQAPDCLVIIDAPDFTHRVARRVRAARPDLPIINYVSPTVWAWRPGRAPAMREYVDCLLALLPFEPQAHVRLGGPRCVYVGHPLVERLDELTRPFQDRGARSLLVLPGSRLAEVRRMTPIYGEAVELLLRERADFEVAIPVAPNVEQTLLRELQGWPLTPRLVSQAEKFAAFRNARAALVTSGVATLELALAGVPMAVAYRISRAESLLRFLVKVESIVLPNLIIGENIVPEFLQEAATPRALAEALRPLLRESAAREAQLAAFQRVRARLLEAGRTPSARAADIILEYASRGRS, from the coding sequence ATGAGCGCGCCGCGCATCTTCCTTGTCGCCGGCGAAGCCTCTGGCGATCAGCTCGGCGCAGCGCTGATGCGGGCTTTGCGCGCCGCGCGTCCGGAGACCGTTTTCGCCGGCGTCGGAGGCGAGGCGATGGCGCGCGAAGGCCTCGTTTCGCTGTTTCCGCTCGAAGACATCGCGGTGATGGGCCTCGTTCCGGTCTTGGCCCGGCTGCCGCGCCTTGTCCGGCGGATCGCACAGACGGCGCGCGCGGTCGTCGATCAGGCGCCGGATTGTCTCGTCATCATCGACGCGCCGGATTTTACCCATCGCGTCGCGCGCCGCGTGCGGGCCGCCCGACCTGACCTGCCGATCATTAATTACGTCAGCCCGACCGTATGGGCGTGGCGGCCTGGCCGCGCGCCCGCGATGCGCGAATACGTCGATTGCCTGTTGGCGCTGCTGCCCTTCGAGCCGCAGGCGCATGTTCGCCTCGGCGGCCCGCGATGCGTCTATGTCGGCCATCCGCTCGTCGAGCGTCTCGACGAGTTGACGCGGCCTTTTCAGGATCGCGGCGCGCGCTCGCTGCTTGTTCTGCCCGGGTCGCGACTGGCGGAAGTGCGGCGCATGACGCCGATCTACGGCGAGGCGGTCGAACTTCTCTTGCGCGAACGCGCCGACTTCGAGGTCGCCATTCCGGTCGCGCCGAATGTCGAGCAGACCTTGCTGCGTGAATTGCAGGGCTGGCCGCTGACGCCGCGTCTGGTCAGCCAGGCTGAGAAATTCGCCGCCTTCCGCAATGCGCGCGCCGCGCTCGTCACGTCCGGCGTCGCGACGCTGGAGCTGGCGCTCGCCGGCGTGCCGATGGCGGTCGCCTATAGGATCTCGCGCGCCGAATCGCTGCTGCGCTTTCTCGTCAAAGTCGAATCGATCGTGCTGCCCAATCTTATCATCGGCGAGAATATCGTGCCGGAATTCCTGCAGGAGGCGGCGACGCCGCGCGCGCTCGCCGAGGCCTTAAGGCCGCTCTTGCGCGAGAGCGCCGCGCGCGAAGCGCAGCTCGCGGCCTTCCAGCGCGTCCGCGCGCGCCTGCTCGAAGCAGGCCGGACGCCGAGCGCTCGGGCGGCGGACATCATCCTCGAATATGCGTCGCGCGGGCGCTCTTAG
- the ssb gene encoding single-stranded DNA-binding protein, whose product MAGSVNKVILIGNLGRDPEVRTLPSGDRVVSFSVATTESWRDKNTGERKDRTEWHNVSIFNENLGKIAEQYCRKGSKIYLEGQLQTREYTDKDGNQRKATDVVLQRFRGELTLLDSKGGRGEGDYDSGYGQSGGSFGRSSPMERGPAERRPAPAGKLSDQLDDDIPF is encoded by the coding sequence ATGGCGGGCAGCGTCAACAAGGTGATCCTGATCGGCAATCTCGGCCGCGATCCGGAGGTGCGGACGCTGCCGTCCGGCGATCGCGTCGTCTCCTTCTCGGTCGCGACGACCGAGTCCTGGCGCGATAAGAACACCGGCGAGCGCAAAGATCGGACCGAGTGGCACAATGTGTCGATCTTCAACGAAAATCTCGGGAAGATCGCCGAGCAATACTGCCGCAAGGGATCGAAAATCTATCTCGAAGGCCAGTTGCAGACCCGCGAATATACCGACAAGGACGGCAATCAGCGCAAGGCGACCGATGTCGTGCTGCAGCGTTTTCGCGGCGAGCTGACTCTGCTCGACAGCAAGGGCGGACGCGGCGAGGGCGACTACGACAGCGGCTATGGCCAGAGCGGCGGATCCTTCGGCCGCTCCTCGCCGATGGAGCGCGGTCCCGCCGAACGGCGTCCCGCCCCGGCCGGCAAGCTTTCCGACCAACTCGACGACGACATTCCCTTCTGA
- the dctA gene encoding C4-dicarboxylate transporter DctA, whose amino-acid sequence MTKKHLRLEAGKPLYRHLYVQVLAAIALGALFGGLAPEAGAQDWVKALGDGFVKLIKMAIAPIIFCTVVSGVAHIEDARKVGRVGLKALLYFEIVSTFALALGLLVGNFVQVGAGFAGRPDPAAIAKYTALAEKRGGVDFLLDIIPDSAIGAFAKGDILQVLLFSLLFGFALLALGERGRALRVIIDDVGQAMFGVIAIIMKAAPIGAFGAMAYTVAKYGSAALLSLAGLVGLFYLTAGLFVVLVLGVIARAAGFNIFSLIAYLRDELLIVLGTSSSESALPALMEKLQWLGCSKSVVGLVVPTGYSFNLDGTNIYMTLTTLFIARAMGVELDLSHQATILIVTMLTSKGASGVSGAGFITLAATLTAVDPQLAPGMSLVLGVDKFMSECRALTNFIGNGVAVIVVSAWEGELDRARLTAGLARKIDPSDVAIGVTTK is encoded by the coding sequence ATGACGAAGAAACATCTTAGACTTGAAGCGGGGAAACCCCTCTACCGCCACCTCTATGTCCAGGTGCTCGCGGCTATTGCGCTGGGCGCGCTGTTCGGCGGGCTGGCGCCGGAGGCCGGCGCGCAGGACTGGGTGAAGGCGCTCGGCGACGGTTTCGTCAAGCTGATCAAAATGGCGATCGCCCCGATCATCTTCTGCACGGTGGTGTCGGGCGTCGCCCATATCGAGGACGCGCGCAAGGTCGGCCGCGTCGGACTCAAGGCGCTCCTCTATTTCGAGATCGTCTCCACATTCGCCCTCGCGCTCGGCCTGCTGGTTGGCAATTTTGTTCAGGTCGGCGCTGGCTTCGCCGGAAGGCCCGACCCTGCCGCCATCGCGAAATATACGGCGCTCGCCGAAAAGCGCGGCGGCGTCGATTTTCTGCTCGACATCATCCCCGACAGCGCGATCGGCGCCTTCGCCAAGGGCGATATTCTGCAGGTTCTGCTGTTCTCGCTGCTTTTCGGCTTCGCGCTCTTGGCGCTCGGCGAACGCGGCCGCGCGCTGCGGGTGATCATCGACGACGTCGGGCAAGCCATGTTCGGCGTCATCGCCATCATCATGAAAGCCGCGCCGATCGGCGCTTTCGGCGCCATGGCCTATACGGTGGCGAAATATGGTTCAGCCGCGCTTCTCTCGCTCGCCGGACTCGTCGGGCTGTTCTATCTCACGGCCGGGCTCTTCGTCGTCTTGGTGCTGGGCGTCATTGCGCGCGCGGCCGGCTTTAACATCTTCAGCCTTATCGCCTATTTGCGCGACGAGCTGCTCATCGTGCTCGGCACGTCCTCATCGGAAAGCGCCCTGCCCGCTCTGATGGAGAAGCTGCAATGGCTCGGCTGTTCGAAGTCGGTCGTCGGACTCGTCGTGCCGACCGGCTATTCCTTCAATCTCGACGGCACCAACATCTATATGACGCTGACGACGCTGTTCATCGCGCGCGCGATGGGCGTCGAGCTGGATCTTTCGCATCAGGCGACCATCCTCATCGTCACAATGCTGACGTCGAAGGGCGCAAGCGGCGTTTCCGGCGCGGGGTTCATCACGCTGGCGGCGACGCTTACGGCGGTCGATCCGCAGCTGGCGCCAGGCATGTCGCTCGTGCTCGGCGTCGATAAATTCATGAGCGAGTGCCGCGCCTTGACGAATTTCATCGGCAATGGCGTCGCGGTGATCGTGGTCTCCGCCTGGGAGGGCGAGCTGGATCGCGCGCGGCTGACGGCGGGGCTCGCACGCAAGATTGATCCTTCCGACGTCGCGATCGGCGTCACGACGAAATAA
- the uvrA gene encoding excinuclease ABC subunit UvrA: MASNSKKSVALVVEKAFADSKSISIRGAREHNLKNVDLTIPRDKLVVFTGLSGSGKSSLAFDTIYAEGQRRYVESLSAYARQFLEIMQKPDVDQIDGLSPAISIEQKTTSKNPRSTVGTVTEIHDYMRLLWARVGVPYSPATGLPIESQTVSQMVDRVLALPEGSRLYLLAPVVRGRKGEYKKEIAEYTKKGFQRLKIDGAYYEIVDAPALDKKLKHDIDVVVDRIVVRPDMSARLADSFETALDLSGGLAVVEFADGQSAVGGRQSEIGRLPIADLPTAAANVSTHYAPHHILFSSKFACPVSGFTIPEIEPRLFSFNNPFGACPVCGGIGHEQKVDADLVAPNPKLTLRKGAIAPWAKSTSPYYQQTLEALGKHYKFRLDVPWETLSEKARNVILYGSGEEEIRFSYDDGFRAYDVKKPFEGVVINLERRYLETDSEWAREEIGRYMSATPCLACEGFRLKPEALAVKVAGKHIGEVSELSVRAALDWFRALPDALDKKRNEIAFRILKEIRDRLNFLVDVGLDYLTLSRNSGSLSGGESQRIRLASQIGSGLTGVLYVLDEPSIGLHQRDNDRLLDTLRRLRNLGNSVIVVEHDEDAILAADYVVDVGPGAGIHGGKIVAQGTPQEIMNDPASLTGQYLTGEKQVILRHKLRKPTAGRWLKLFGARGNNLKDVAAEVPLGLFTCVTGVSGGGKSTLVIETLYKAVARRLSGAHEHPAPFDRLEGLEQIDKIIDIDQSPIGRTPRSNPATYTGAFTPIREWFAGLPEAKARGYAPGRFSFNVKGGRCEACQGDGVIKIEMHFLPDVYVTCDVCKGKRYDRETLEVKYREKSIADVLDMTVEEAATLFKAVPSIRDKMETLKRVGLDYIHVGQQATTLSGGEAQRVKLSKELSRRSTGRTLYILDEPTTGLHFHDVAKLLEVLHELVEQGNTVLVIEHNLEVIKTADWIIDMGPEGGDGGGEIVAAGPPSQIIKEKRSHTGRYLAEAMARRPSVAKEPEPQASRAKKVRSR, translated from the coding sequence ATGGCGAGCAACAGCAAAAAATCCGTGGCCCTAGTGGTGGAGAAGGCTTTCGCTGACTCCAAATCCATCTCCATTCGCGGCGCGCGCGAACATAATCTCAAGAATGTCGATCTGACGATTCCGCGCGACAAGCTCGTGGTGTTCACGGGCCTCTCCGGCTCGGGCAAGTCGTCGCTCGCCTTCGACACCATCTATGCCGAAGGCCAGCGCCGCTATGTCGAGTCGCTGTCGGCCTATGCGCGGCAATTTCTGGAGATCATGCAGAAGCCCGACGTCGATCAGATCGACGGGCTGTCGCCGGCGATCTCCATCGAACAGAAGACGACATCGAAAAATCCGCGCTCGACCGTCGGCACGGTCACCGAGATTCACGATTATATGCGTCTGCTCTGGGCCCGCGTCGGCGTGCCCTATTCGCCGGCGACAGGGCTGCCGATCGAGAGCCAGACCGTCTCGCAGATGGTCGATCGCGTGCTGGCGCTGCCCGAAGGTTCGCGACTCTATCTGCTCGCGCCGGTCGTGCGCGGCCGCAAAGGCGAATACAAGAAGGAGATCGCCGAATATACGAAGAAGGGTTTTCAGCGCCTCAAGATCGACGGCGCCTATTATGAGATCGTCGACGCGCCGGCGCTCGACAAGAAATTGAAGCACGACATCGATGTCGTCGTCGATCGCATCGTCGTGCGTCCCGACATGAGCGCCAGGCTGGCCGACAGTTTTGAGACGGCGCTGGACTTGTCGGGCGGACTGGCGGTGGTGGAGTTCGCGGATGGGCAGTCGGCAGTCGGCGGTCGGCAGTCCGAAATCGGTCGACTGCCGATTGCCGATTTGCCGACCGCCGCGGCGAACGTCTCGACGCATTACGCGCCGCATCACATCTTGTTTTCTTCGAAATTCGCTTGCCCGGTGTCGGGCTTCACCATCCCGGAGATCGAGCCGCGGCTGTTTTCCTTTAACAATCCCTTCGGCGCCTGTCCGGTCTGCGGCGGCATCGGCCATGAGCAGAAGGTCGACGCCGACCTCGTCGCGCCCAATCCGAAGCTGACCTTGCGCAAAGGCGCGATCGCGCCCTGGGCGAAGTCGACCTCGCCCTATTACCAGCAGACGCTCGAAGCGCTCGGCAAGCACTACAAATTTCGGCTCGACGTCCCGTGGGAGACGCTTTCTGAAAAGGCGCGAAACGTCATCCTCTATGGTTCGGGCGAGGAGGAGATCCGCTTCTCCTATGACGACGGTTTTCGCGCCTATGACGTGAAGAAGCCGTTCGAAGGCGTCGTCATCAATCTCGAGCGGCGCTATCTCGAAACCGACAGCGAATGGGCGCGCGAAGAGATCGGCCGCTATATGTCGGCGACGCCCTGTCTCGCCTGCGAAGGCTTCCGTTTGAAGCCCGAAGCGCTCGCCGTCAAAGTCGCGGGCAAACATATCGGCGAAGTCTCGGAGCTTTCCGTGCGCGCGGCGCTCGACTGGTTCCGCGCGCTCCCCGACGCGCTCGACAAGAAGCGCAATGAAATCGCCTTCCGCATCTTGAAGGAGATTCGCGACCGGCTAAATTTTCTCGTCGACGTCGGTCTCGACTATCTGACGCTCTCGCGCAATTCGGGTTCGCTCTCGGGCGGCGAAAGCCAGCGCATCCGTCTCGCCTCGCAGATCGGCTCGGGGCTCACCGGCGTGCTCTATGTGCTGGACGAACCGTCGATCGGTCTGCATCAGCGCGACAATGATCGTCTGCTCGACACGCTGCGGCGGCTGCGCAATCTCGGCAACAGCGTGATCGTCGTCGAACACGACGAGGACGCGATTCTCGCCGCCGATTATGTCGTCGATGTCGGACCGGGCGCCGGCATTCACGGCGGCAAGATTGTCGCGCAAGGGACGCCGCAGGAGATCATGAACGATCCCGCGTCGCTCACCGGGCAATATCTGACCGGCGAGAAGCAGGTGATCCTGCGTCACAAGCTGCGCAAGCCGACGGCCGGCCGTTGGCTCAAGCTCTTCGGCGCGCGCGGCAATAACCTCAAGGACGTCGCCGCGGAAGTGCCGCTCGGCCTGTTTACGTGCGTGACCGGCGTTTCGGGCGGCGGCAAGTCGACGCTCGTCATCGAGACGCTCTACAAAGCCGTCGCGCGGCGGCTCTCCGGCGCGCATGAGCATCCGGCGCCCTTCGATCGCCTCGAAGGCCTGGAGCAGATCGACAAGATCATCGACATCGACCAATCGCCGATCGGCCGCACGCCGCGCTCCAATCCCGCGACCTACACCGGCGCCTTCACGCCCATTCGCGAATGGTTCGCGGGCCTCCCCGAGGCGAAGGCGCGCGGCTATGCGCCGGGACGCTTCTCCTTCAACGTCAAGGGCGGCCGCTGCGAAGCCTGCCAGGGCGACGGCGTCATCAAGATCGAGATGCACTTTCTCCCCGACGTTTACGTCACCTGCGACGTGTGCAAGGGCAAGCGTTACGATCGCGAGACGCTGGAAGTGAAATATCGCGAAAAATCCATCGCCGACGTCCTGGACATGACGGTCGAGGAGGCGGCGACTCTGTTCAAGGCGGTGCCATCGATTCGCGACAAGATGGAAACCTTAAAACGCGTCGGCCTCGATTACATCCATGTCGGCCAGCAGGCGACGACGCTGTCCGGCGGCGAGGCTCAGCGCGTCAAGCTCTCCAAGGAGCTGTCGCGCCGCTCCACAGGCCGCACGCTCTATATTCTCGACGAGCCGACGACAGGTCTGCACTTCCACGACGTCGCCAAGCTGCTCGAAGTGCTGCATGAACTCGTGGAGCAGGGGAACACGGTCCTGGTGATCGAGCACAATCTCGAAGTGATCAAGACGGCGGACTGGATCATCGACATGGGGCCGGAGGGCGGCGACGGGGGCGGCGAGATCGTCGCGGCGGGACCGCCGTCTCAGATCATCAAGGAGAAGCGCAGCCACACCGGCCGCTATCTCGCCGAAGCGATGGCGCGACGGCCGTCGGTCGCGAAGGAGCCGGAGCCGCAAGCGTCGAGAGCAAAGAAAGTTCGTTCGCGCTAA
- the clpA gene encoding ATP-dependent Clp protease ATP-binding subunit ClpA, with product MPTFSRNLKQTLDRALASARERRHEYATLEHLLLSLVEDVDASAVLRACSVDLDVLTKNLRDYIDRELDNLVNEDADECKPTAGFQRVVQRAIISVQSSGREDVSGANVLVALFAERESHAVYFLQEQDMTRYDAVNFISHGIAKRPGLSDASRSPRGVEEDGERSEGREGRDGESRKKEGALEAYCVNLNRKARDGRIDPLIGREPEVLRTIQVLCRRQKNNPLLVGDPGVGKTAIAEGLARKIVSNEVPEVLAGATVFALDMGALLAGTRYRGDFEERLKQVVKEIENHKNAILFIDEIHTVIGAGATSGGAMDASNLLKPALAQGVLRCIGSTTYKEYRQYFEKDRALVRRFQKIDVNEPSIPDAIEIVKGLKPYFEEFHKIRYTNDALKAAVELSARYIHDRKLPDKAIDVIDETGAAQMLVAENKRKKTIGLKEIETTIATMARVPPKTVSKDDAEVLAHLDETLRRVVYGQDKAISALTSAIKLARAGLRDQEKPIGCYLFSGPTGVGKTEAARQLATSLGIELVRFDMSEYMERHTVSRLIGAPPGYVGFDQGGLLTDAIDQHPHCVLLLDEIEKAHPDLYNILLQVMDHGKLTDHNGKTIDFRNVILIMTTNAGAQDLARTPIGFTRTRRDLDDSEAINRLFAPEFRNRLDAIVPFGHLPVDVIKRVVDKFIMQLEAQLADRNVTIELTDEARSWLVEHGYDESMGARPMSRVIHQHIKTPLADEVLFGRLKNGGAVRVVVVGDDSGAKSLGFVFPEGPVLPRPERDIFEAGKKRAAEEAASGDDAIRAADTERDERPAPLKS from the coding sequence ATGCCGACCTTCTCGCGCAATCTCAAGCAGACTCTCGACCGTGCGCTCGCGTCCGCCCGCGAACGGCGCCATGAATATGCGACGCTCGAGCACCTCCTGCTGAGTCTCGTCGAGGACGTCGACGCGTCGGCGGTGCTCCGCGCCTGTTCCGTGGATCTCGACGTCCTGACCAAGAATTTGCGCGACTACATCGATCGCGAGCTCGACAACCTCGTCAATGAAGACGCGGATGAATGCAAGCCCACCGCCGGGTTTCAGCGGGTCGTGCAGCGGGCGATCATCAGCGTCCAATCGTCCGGCCGCGAAGACGTCAGCGGCGCCAATGTTCTCGTCGCGCTGTTCGCCGAGCGCGAAAGCCACGCCGTCTATTTCCTGCAGGAGCAGGACATGACGCGCTATGACGCCGTCAATTTCATCAGCCATGGCATCGCCAAGCGTCCCGGGCTTTCGGACGCCAGCCGGAGTCCGCGCGGCGTCGAGGAAGACGGCGAGCGCAGCGAAGGCCGCGAGGGGCGCGACGGCGAGAGCCGCAAGAAGGAAGGCGCGCTCGAGGCCTATTGCGTCAATCTCAACAGGAAGGCGCGCGACGGCCGCATCGACCCGCTGATCGGCCGCGAGCCGGAAGTGCTGCGCACGATTCAGGTTCTGTGCCGCCGGCAAAAGAACAATCCCCTGCTCGTCGGCGATCCCGGCGTCGGCAAGACGGCGATCGCCGAAGGCCTCGCGCGCAAGATCGTCTCCAATGAGGTGCCGGAGGTTCTCGCCGGGGCGACGGTGTTCGCGCTCGACATGGGCGCGCTGCTCGCCGGCACGCGCTATCGCGGCGATTTCGAAGAACGCCTCAAGCAGGTCGTGAAGGAAATCGAGAACCACAAGAACGCGATCCTCTTTATCGACGAGATCCATACGGTGATTGGCGCGGGCGCCACCTCGGGCGGCGCGATGGACGCCTCGAATCTTCTGAAACCCGCGCTGGCGCAGGGCGTTCTGCGCTGCATCGGCTCGACGACCTATAAGGAATACCGGCAGTATTTCGAGAAGGACCGCGCGCTCGTTCGCCGCTTCCAGAAGATCGACGTCAACGAACCCTCGATCCCCGACGCGATAGAGATCGTGAAGGGGCTCAAGCCTTATTTCGAGGAGTTCCACAAGATCCGCTACACCAACGACGCGCTGAAGGCGGCGGTGGAGCTCTCGGCGCGTTACATTCATGACCGCAAGCTGCCGGACAAGGCGATCGACGTGATCGACGAAACCGGCGCGGCGCAGATGCTGGTCGCGGAAAACAAGCGCAAAAAGACCATCGGACTGAAGGAGATCGAAACGACGATCGCCACCATGGCGCGCGTGCCGCCGAAGACCGTCTCCAAGGACGACGCCGAAGTTCTCGCGCATCTCGATGAGACGCTGCGGCGCGTCGTCTACGGTCAGGACAAGGCGATCTCGGCGCTGACCTCGGCGATCAAGCTCGCGCGGGCCGGTCTGCGCGATCAGGAGAAGCCGATCGGCTGCTATCTCTTCTCCGGACCGACCGGCGTCGGCAAGACGGAAGCCGCGCGCCAGCTCGCGACATCGCTCGGCATCGAGCTCGTGCGCTTCGACATGTCGGAATATATGGAGCGCCATACCGTGAGCCGGCTGATCGGCGCGCCTCCCGGCTATGTCGGCTTCGATCAGGGCGGACTGCTGACCGACGCCATCGACCAGCATCCGCATTGCGTGCTGCTGCTCGACGAGATCGAGAAGGCGCATCCCGATCTCTACAACATCCTGCTGCAGGTGATGGACCACGGGAAGCTGACCGACCATAACGGCAAGACCATCGACTTCCGCAACGTCATCCTCATCATGACGACGAATGCGGGCGCGCAGGATCTCGCCCGCACGCCGATCGGCTTTACCCGCACGCGCCGCGATCTCGACGACAGCGAAGCGATCAACCGGCTCTTCGCGCCGGAGTTCCGCAACCGCCTCGACGCCATCGTGCCTTTCGGTCATCTGCCGGTCGACGTCATCAAGCGCGTCGTCGACAAATTCATCATGCAGCTCGAAGCGCAGCTTGCCGACCGCAATGTCACGATCGAGCTCACCGACGAAGCGCGCAGCTGGCTCGTCGAGCATGGCTATGACGAATCGATGGGCGCGCGGCCGATGTCGCGGGTCATTCACCAGCACATCAAGACGCCGCTCGCCGACGAGGTGCTGTTCGGCCGCCTCAAGAATGGCGGCGCCGTGCGCGTCGTCGTCGTCGGCGACGACAGCGGCGCGAAGTCGCTGGGCTTCGTCTTCCCGGAGGGTCCGGTGTTGCCGCGGCCCGAGCGCGACATCTTCGAGGCCGGCAAGAAGCGCGCGGCGGAGGAAGCCGCGTCGGGAGATGACGCAATTCGCGCTGCGGATACAGAACGCGACGAACGTCCGGCGCCGTTGAAGAGCTGA